One window of the Chlamydiota bacterium genome contains the following:
- the rsfS gene encoding ribosome silencing factor has product MEAKDLALYCAHVADLKQGEDILVLDVSKISTITSFFVIITGRVDKHVKAIADEVEEKVDQKKIDCYHRDSDESLKWIILDYLDVMVHVFGREARDFYKLEQLWGDADELEWKS; this is encoded by the coding sequence ATCGAAGCAAAGGACTTAGCGCTTTACTGCGCACATGTCGCTGATTTAAAGCAGGGAGAAGATATTTTAGTGCTGGATGTGAGCAAAATTTCAACCATTACGTCTTTTTTTGTGATCATTACGGGAAGAGTCGATAAACACGTTAAGGCCATTGCAGATGAAGTAGAAGAAAAAGTGGATCAAAAAAAGATAGATTGTTATCACCGAGATTCCGATGAAAGTCTGAAGTGGATTATTCTCGATTATTTGGATGTGATGGTTCATGTTTTTGGTCGGGAAGCGCGAGATTTTTATAAGTTGGAGCAACTATGGGGCGATGCTGACGAGTTAGAGTGGAAGTCTTAA